The sequence below is a genomic window from Dyadobacter sp. CECT 9275.
GCCTCAGCGGCGTGCATGATATCTGCTTTTACAGCCAGCAGGTTTTCCCATCCGGACCCCGTTCCTGTGTTACGTATCCATCTCGCCCCGATATTGGAATTGTTATCATTCGTATTCAATGGCTGGATCAGCTGCGCGGGGTCCAAACCGTTCCTCAAGCCTTCATAGGTTTTGGTACCAAAGGCAGGCTGAAAAAACTGGGCCATACGCGGATCATTATACCCTTTCAGAATGGATTCCATCGTAGCACTCATCCTGAATTCTCCCCAGGCGGCAATCCTTGACAAACCATTGGCGTCAGCGCTGCTCACGGCTGTCCGTACCATCATCGCATCGTGCGCAACGGTGGTCATTACGCCTGCCGCCACAGCAGCTTCCGCTTCGGTTTTGGCTCGGGCCGGGTCTACCTTCGATATCCTCAGGGCCAACCTCAGTCGAAGGGTATTGGCAAAAAGAATCCATTTATTGACATCACCGCTGTAAATAATATCCGAAGTTCCGAATGGTTTCTCAGCGGTTTTGGATTTTAATATTGCCACAGCAGCATCCAACCTTTTGAAGAAATCATCATAGATCAGATTCTGCGCATCATACTTTACGCTTTGCGCCGGAATACCCGCATCAAAGTAAGGAATCGGACCATAATAATCGGTCACGCGGTGGAATGAAAACGCCCACCAGATGCTTGCCAGTGCATATTCTGCACTTTGAGGATCGTAGGTATCAAACAGGGTTTTAAGCTGTGGCACCACTTGAGTATAAATAGGGTTCCAGTGCGAATTGATCCACGACATGTTCAGGAAGTACCTGTCGGACTGGAAGTTGGCAGTGGTGGTAGCAAAATACTGCGCATACAGATCCGCAAATAAATTGGTGGCAGTCTGGTAAGAAGGATGATAAGATCCTTGCGACAATGCCTGCGAGAATAATTTT
It includes:
- a CDS encoding SusD/RagB family nutrient-binding outer membrane lipoprotein produces the protein MRENINQRIRKILKVGSIGLVGFFGAACTDDFDTMNKSKTALVVLTPAEYPKLFSQALSQGSYHPSYQTATNLFADLYAQYFATTTANFQSDRYFLNMSWINSHWNPIYTQVVPQLKTLFDTYDPQSAEYALASIWWAFSFHRVTDYYGPIPYFDAGIPAQSVKYDAQNLIYDDFFKRLDAAVAILKSKTAEKPFGTSDIIYSGDVNKWILFANTLRLRLALRISKVDPARAKTEAEAAVAAGVMTTVAHDAMMVRTAVSSADANGLSRIAAWGEFRMSATMESILKGYNDPRMAQFFQPAFGTKTYEGLRNGLDPAQLIQPLNTNDNNSNIGARWIRNTGTGSGWENLLAVKADIMHAAEAYFLRAEGALNGWNMGTGTAESFYNEGIRASMATWGYSGADVETYINGTTPPIAPGDSQNSPAVSNIPVKWGASEAVQREQIGTQKWLAVYPDGCEAWAEFRRTLYPKLYHVVNSVNTDVPNTAFIRRFPFIDSEKQNNGAAVTEAVKLLSGPDKASTPLWWDKN